ACCCTCGAGTACCTGCGCCACGGCGAGGACGGACCCAACGAGGCGCGGACCCGCCTCGAGATCGACTACGCACGTCTGGACCTCACCCAGGGCGACGCCGCAGGGGCGCTGCGTCGGCTCAAGGCGCTGGACCTCGACGTCGTCACCCCGTCGCTGCGCGTCATGGCGCTCAGCGAGATGGCCCGGGCGCACGAGGCGGTCGGTGAGCTCGAGGAGTCCGTCGCGATCCTCGAGCCGCTCGTCGCCGACGCCCGCGCGCGCCACCACCACGTCGAGGCGGCGACGCTCGCCACGGCGCTCGTGGCGTCGTACCTCGAGGCCGGCGACCTGCACCGCAGCGTCGAGGTCGGCGAGCGCGTGCTCGTGGACCTCGAGGAGGCCGACCTCCTCGGCACCGACGAGCAGCTGCGTCTCGCGTCCACCGTGCTGTGGGCGTACGTCGAGCGCGGCGACCTCCTCTACTCGACGCACCGCGCCGCGGAGCTCATCGCGCTCGCCGAGTCGCAGGGCTCGCCGCGCGGCCGCGGCAGCGTCTACTGGAACGCCGCGCTCGTGGCCGAGCAGCGCCGCGACTACGAACTCGCCCAGCGGTACACGGAGCGCGCGCTCGCGCTGCTCTCCGAGGGGGAGCCCGACCGCGACCTTCCCCGGCTGCGGCTCAACTACGCGTGGCTGCTGCTGCGGTCGGAGCCGGCGCAGCCCCGTGAGGCGCTCGAGCACATCGAGCGGGCCGCACCCGACCTGGCGGTCCTCGGCTCGGAGATCGAGCTCGCGCGTCTCGACGTCGAGCGGTCCCGTGCGCACCTGCTGCTCGGTGACCTCGCGACGGCGGAGACGTTCGTCAAGGCGGCCCTCGACCGGCTGGGCGACCCGCCGCGCATCGAGACGGCCATCGCCCAGCTCTCGTACGGCGACGTGCTCTACGCGCGCGGCGACGACGAGGGCGCCGCGAAGGCGTACCGCTGGGCCGCGGACATGCTCGGCATGATGCAGGCGTCGCGACAGTCCGCGGCGGCCTGGCGTGACCTCGGCGACCGCTTCCTGCGCCAGGGCGACGCCGCGGCGGCCGCCCAGGCGTTCGACCGCGCTCTGCGCGAGGCAGGCTTCCGGCCGTCCGTCCCTCTCAGCAGCTGGGAGACCTGGTCGCTGACCTGACGGAGCCGGAGACAGGTGAAGGCGTCACCCCGCAGGGGGGGTGACGCCTTCACTTTTTGTCACGCGCACGACGCTCCGGCGCCGCCGACAGGCTTGCGCGGGCAGGCTGCGCGACGGGCCGCGCGGACCGGCCGCGCGGCACGCGTGTGACACGACGTCGCAGGCCGTGCCCGGAGACGACGAAGGCGCCACCCGAGGGTGACGCCTGTCGTGGTGCGAGGGCAGGTGCCCCCGCGAGGTGCCTCAGAGCGCGGCGACGGTCTTGGCGAGCGCCGACTTCTTGTTGGCGGCCTGGTTGGCGTGGATGACGCCCTTCGAGACGGCCTTGTCGAGCTTGCGCGACGCGGTCGCGAGCGCGGTCGCTGCGGCCTCCTTGTCGCCACCGGCGACGGCCTCGCGGACGCGACGGACGTGCGTCTTGAGCTCCGACTTGACCGCCTTGTTGCGCAGGCGAGCCTTCTCGTTCGTCTTGATGCGCTTGATCTGGGACTTGATGTTGGCCACGTGAAGTAACTCTCTGGTGTGTTCGCCGAAGCGAGCTGACAGGTCGTAGAGGGCGCGCACAGCTCCGGGACTGGGGCGTGGGGACACCCGCGGAGAGGAGCTGGGCTTGTGCCCGCCGACCCGGGCGGACACGCAACTCACAATGCTAGCAGGTCGGCCGGAAGCCCCCGAGTCGTCGGTGCTGGCCCGACCGGCGGAGGGCGCCCGGCTCGGGGCCCGGGAGGCGGGCCGTCAGCGCCCGCGCCGGACGTCGGCGGCGGCCCGGGTCACCGCGTCGAACACGGCGCGGTCCAGGATCGCACCCTCCCGGCGCACCGCCGACCGCTCCAGCCGGAGCACGCGGTCCAGCCGGACCTCGCTGGGTCGCCGGCGGGAGTCCCACGGGCCGGTCCCGACGTCCATCCAGACGCGGCCCCAGCGCGCCTCGTCGGCCGCGTCGCGGTCGTGGTCCTTGCTCGTCATGGTGAGTGCGAGCAGGGCGGCGCCGTCGCGCCCGATCACGAGCACCGGGCGGTCCTTGCCACGGGACGGGTCGTCCTCGTACGGCACCCAGGCCCACACGACCTCGCCCGGGTCGGGCTCGCCGTCGAGCCGCGGCGCGTACTCGACGCGTGGGCCGGACGGTGCCGGGGACGAGGGGCGGGACGCCGGCCGCGGTGCGGGTCCACCAGTGGCGGGGGCGGCGTCGCGCGACGTGCGCCGGCTCGTCCCGGGCAGGAGCGACCCGAGGCGGCGGAGCACGGATCCCAGGCGTCGGGAGGTCGTCACGCGCCCGACGGTACCGGGTCGGCCGGTCGCCGTCCGGCGAGCCGCGGGCGGACGTGGACCCCGTCGTCGGCGACCCGTCGGAGGGCTCGGCCGGGCCGGTCCGGCCGTAACGCGACGTTGACACGGGAGGGCTACTGTCGCGCCCATGGCGGACCTCTTCGACGACTACCCGACGGGGGCGGCCTGGGACGAGATGATCGACCCGGAGACCGGTGGCTCCCGGGCGGCCTACCGGCACCTGCACGCGGCGCTCGCGCAGCTGTCGGCCGGTGAGCTGCGCGGACGCGCGGACACGCTGGCCCGGTCGTACCTGGCGCAGGGCGTGACGTTCGACTTCGCGGGCGAGGAGCGGCCGTTCCCGCTCGACGTGGTGCCGCGCGTGGTCGCGGGCGAGGAGTGGGAGCACGTCGCGCCGGGCGTCGCGCAGCGCGTGCGGGCGCTCGAGGCGTTCCTGGCGGACGTGTACGGGCCGCAGCGCGCGATCGCCGACGGCGTCGTGCCACGGTCGGTCGTCGTGTCGTCGGAGCACTTCCACCGGGCGGCCCGCGGGATCCAGCCGCCCAACGGCGTGCGGGTGCACGTGTCGGGCATCGACCTGGTCCGCGACGGGCAGGGCGACTGGCGCGTGCTCGAGGACAACGTGCGCGTCCCGAGCGGCGTGAGCTACGTGCTGTCGAACCGGCGCGCGATGGCGCAGACGTTCCCCGAGCTGTTCGCGGCGCTGCGGATCCGGCCGGTCGCGGACTACCCGCGCCGGCTGCTCGCGGCGCTCACGGCGGCGGCCCCGGCGGGCGTCGACGAGCCGACCGTGGTGGTCCTCACGCCCGGCGTCTTCAACTCGGCGTACTTCGAGCACGCGCTGCTCGCGCGGTCGATGGGTGTCGAGCTCGTCGAGGGTCGTGACCTGTTCTGCGCCGCCGGTCGCGTCTGGATGCGCACGACGCAGGGCCGCCGGCGGGTCGACGTCATCTACCGCCGCGTGGACGACGAGTTCCTCGACCCGGTGTCGTTCCGGTCCGACTCGCTGCTCGGCAGCCCGGGCCTCATGACGTGTGCGCGCAACGGCACGGTCACCCTCGCGAACGCGGTCGGCAACGGCGTCGCCGACGACAAGCTCGTCTACACCTACGTGCCCGACCTCATCCGCTACTACCTGGGTGAGGAGCCGGTGCTGCCGAACGTCGACACATGGCGGCTCGAGGACCCGGGGGCGCTGGAGGAGGTGCTGGACCGGCTGGACGAGCTCGTCGTGAAGCCCGTCGCGGGCTCGGGCGGCAAGGGGCTCGTGGTCGGCCCGGCGGCGAGCCGTGCCGAGCTCGCGGAGCTGCGGACGCGGCTCGTCGAGGACCCGCGCGGGTGGATCGCGCAGCCCGTCGTGCAGCTCTCGACGATCCCGACGCTCGTCGACGACGGCCTGCGTCCCCGGCACACCGACCTGCGCCCGTTCGCGGTCAACGACGGTGACGCCGTCTGGGTGCTCCCGGGCGGTCTGACCCGGGTGGCGCTGCCGGAGGGGCAGCTCGTCGTGAACTCGTCGCAGGGCGGCGGGTCGAAGGACACGTGGGTGCTCGGCGGTGCCGTCCCGCGACGTGCGCCGCAGCCGTCGGCGGGCCTTCCCCAGCCCGTGCCGCTGGACGCCGCGGTGCCGATCGAGGCGAACCCGAACGACGTCCGCGTGCAGGTCATGCAGCAGCAGCAGGCGCGGACGGTCGACGGGGGTGCGCCGTGCTGAGCCGCATCGCCGAGTCGCTGTTCTGGATCGGCCGGTACGTCGAGCGGGCCGACGACACCGCGCGCCTGCTCGACGTGCACGTGCAGATCCTGCTGGAGGATCCGTGGGCGGAGGAGGACCTCGCCTGCCGGTCGCTGCTGTCGGTCATGGACCGTCCCGCGCCGCCGCCGCACGTCGAGGTGGGACGTGAGCACGTGCTCGACCAGCTCGCCTACGACCGGTTCGCGCCGTCGGCCATCGCGGGCTCGCTCGTCGCGGCCCGGGAGAACGCGCGCCGCGCCCGCGAGATCATCTCGACCGAGCTGTGGGAGTGCCTCAACACGACCTGGAACCAGCTGCCGTCGCACATGCGGCCCGCGCGCCCGCACGACTACTTCACGTGGGTGCGGGAGCGGGCGGCGATCGTCGCCGGGATCATGGACTCGGCGACGTCACGCGACGAGACGTGGGCGTTCATGGTGCTCGGCCGCTCGATCGAGCGCGCCGACATGACGGCCCGGCTGCTCACGACGCGCGCGCTCGCGGGGTCCGCGGGACCGAGCTGGACGACGCTGCTGCGGTCCTGCGGTGCGCACGAGGCGTTCCTGCGGACGTACCGCGGCACGGCGTCCGACGAGCGCGCCGCGGGCTTCCTGCTGCTCGACCGGCTGTTCCCGCGGTCGATCGTCTTCGCGCTCAACCAGGCGGAGGAGTGCCTCGCGGCGCTCGAGCCCGTGACCGACCGCGCGACGGTCGACGAGGCGCGGCGGCACATCGGGTTCGTCCGCACGAACCTCGAGTACCGGC
The sequence above is a segment of the Cellulomonas fimi genome. Coding sequences within it:
- a CDS encoding helix-turn-helix domain-containing protein produces the protein MTTIADRVREARLAAGLSQTALAGSAFSPSYISLIEAGHREPTDSALAVLASRLGTTLEYLRHGEDGPNEARTRLEIDYARLDLTQGDAAGALRRLKALDLDVVTPSLRVMALSEMARAHEAVGELEESVAILEPLVADARARHHHVEAATLATALVASYLEAGDLHRSVEVGERVLVDLEEADLLGTDEQLRLASTVLWAYVERGDLLYSTHRAAELIALAESQGSPRGRGSVYWNAALVAEQRRDYELAQRYTERALALLSEGEPDRDLPRLRLNYAWLLLRSEPAQPREALEHIERAAPDLAVLGSEIELARLDVERSRAHLLLGDLATAETFVKAALDRLGDPPRIETAIAQLSYGDVLYARGDDEGAAKAYRWAADMLGMMQASRQSAAAWRDLGDRFLRQGDAAAAAQAFDRALREAGFRPSVPLSSWETWSLT
- a CDS encoding type II toxin-antitoxin system PemK/MazF family toxin, with amino-acid sequence MTTSRRLGSVLRRLGSLLPGTSRRTSRDAAPATGGPAPRPASRPSSPAPSGPRVEYAPRLDGEPDPGEVVWAWVPYEDDPSRGKDRPVLVIGRDGAALLALTMTSKDHDRDAADEARWGRVWMDVGTGPWDSRRRPSEVRLDRVLRLERSAVRREGAILDRAVFDAVTRAAADVRRGR
- a CDS encoding circularly permuted type 2 ATP-grasp protein, yielding MADLFDDYPTGAAWDEMIDPETGGSRAAYRHLHAALAQLSAGELRGRADTLARSYLAQGVTFDFAGEERPFPLDVVPRVVAGEEWEHVAPGVAQRVRALEAFLADVYGPQRAIADGVVPRSVVVSSEHFHRAARGIQPPNGVRVHVSGIDLVRDGQGDWRVLEDNVRVPSGVSYVLSNRRAMAQTFPELFAALRIRPVADYPRRLLAALTAAAPAGVDEPTVVVLTPGVFNSAYFEHALLARSMGVELVEGRDLFCAAGRVWMRTTQGRRRVDVIYRRVDDEFLDPVSFRSDSLLGSPGLMTCARNGTVTLANAVGNGVADDKLVYTYVPDLIRYYLGEEPVLPNVDTWRLEDPGALEEVLDRLDELVVKPVAGSGGKGLVVGPAASRAELAELRTRLVEDPRGWIAQPVVQLSTIPTLVDDGLRPRHTDLRPFAVNDGDAVWVLPGGLTRVALPEGQLVVNSSQGGGSKDTWVLGGAVPRRAPQPSAGLPQPVPLDAAVPIEANPNDVRVQVMQQQQARTVDGGAPC
- the rpsT gene encoding 30S ribosomal protein S20, whose translation is MANIKSQIKRIKTNEKARLRNKAVKSELKTHVRRVREAVAGGDKEAAATALATASRKLDKAVSKGVIHANQAANKKSALAKTVAAL
- a CDS encoding alpha-E domain-containing protein, producing the protein MLSRIAESLFWIGRYVERADDTARLLDVHVQILLEDPWAEEDLACRSLLSVMDRPAPPPHVEVGREHVLDQLAYDRFAPSAIAGSLVAARENARRAREIISTELWECLNTTWNQLPSHMRPARPHDYFTWVRERAAIVAGIMDSATSRDETWAFMVLGRSIERADMTARLLTTRALAGSAGPSWTTLLRSCGAHEAFLRTYRGTASDERAAGFLLLDRLFPRSIVFALNQAEECLAALEPVTDRATVDEARRHIGFVRTNLEYRPLVDVLDALPKEMEQVQRACSAASDVIRGRYFPSAAATTWVGEAL